A window of Gambusia affinis linkage group LG03, SWU_Gaff_1.0, whole genome shotgun sequence contains these coding sequences:
- the zgc:101664 gene encoding shieldin complex subunit 3, with the protein MDRVVLHYQPGSALRLSTLLQQTQRLLEPLALRPPAAFRPWFPCDSAHRRPIRPAKPPPRIGPAGGVPTENQPGTTDRTQDVPARVQLRAPLTEREVPAVRRSWSVSRQSRVQLQSRMSLSSRLRRLVSLHRLHLRQRAKWVITQQNCSNLEEAWRRLSRCVRRAGLPTCNANIQRERAEIWVFCDVLHCEQVGRHLKDELRLAGRIHLDVHRLGNIFSM; encoded by the exons ATGGACCGTGTGGTTCTGCACTACCAGCCCGGCTCGGCGCTGCGCCTCTCCACCCTGCTGCAGCAGACCCAGAGGCTGCTGGAGCCGCTGGCCCTCCGGCCGCCGGCCGCCTTCAGGCCCTGGTTCCCCTGCGACTCAGCCCACCGCCGACCCATCAGACCGGCCAAACCGCCTCCCCGCATCGGCCCAGCAGGGGGCGTCCCCACAGAGAATCAGCCTGGGACTACTGACAGGACGCAGGACGTTCCCGCTCGTGTCCAACTCCGGGCACCACTGACGGAAAGAGAGGTCCCGGCAGTCCGGAGGTCCTGGAGCGTCTCCCGCCAGAGCCGAGTCCAGCTGCAGAGCCGCATGTCTCTGTCCTCACGTCTCCGTCGCCTGGTGTCCCTCCACCGGCTCCACCTGCGCCAGCGTGCCAAGTGGGTCATCACCCAGCAGAACTGCAGCAACCTGGAGGAG GCGTGGCGCCGCCTGAGCCGCTGCGTCCGCCGCGCCGGGTTGCCGACCTGCAACGCCAACATCCAGCGGGAGCGGGCGGAGATCTGGGTGTTCTGTGACGTCCTGCACTGTGAGCAGGTGGGGCGCCACCTGAAGGACGAGCTGCGGCTGGCGGGTCGGATCCACCTGGACGTCCACCGGCTGGGGAACATCTTCAGCATGTAG